In the genome of Colletotrichum lupini chromosome 8, complete sequence, one region contains:
- a CDS encoding glycogen phosphorylase, producing MSAATEERLPVRERRPSTSAPIVDIQGSVGPAGISRPKHKRTFTGFGAGEIKSVEASIPEPQREAWSKAQGGPFKTKDEFEKEVVRHVETTLARSMFNCDETAAYSAASLAFRDRLVKQWNKTQQRQTTVDGKRVYYFSLEFLMGRALDNAMLNVGLKDVAKAGLDDLGFRIEDVIEQEHDAALGNGGLGRLAACFLDSLASLNFPAWGYGLRYRYGIFKQEIIDGYQVEVPDYWLDFNPWEFPRHDVTVDIQFFGHVTKSTDSNGKTIASWEGGETVTAVAYDVPIPGYATPSTNNLRLWSSKAASGEFDFQKFNNGEYESSVADQQRAETISAVLYPNDNLERGKELRLKQQYFWCAASLYDIVRRFKKSKRPWREFPDQVAIQLNDTHPTLAIVELQRILIDLEKLEWDEAWNIVTATFGYTNHTVLPEALEKWPVGLVQHLLPRHLQIIYDINLFFLQSVEKMFPNDREILSRVSIIEESQPKMVRMAYLAIVGSHKVNGVAELHSDLIKTTIFKDFVNIYGPDKFTNVTNGITPRRWLHQANPRLSDLISSKTGGNYDFLKDLTKLNQLELSVNDKEFRKEWAEIKYANKVRLAKYIKTTTGVSVNPAALFDVQVKRIHEYKRQQLNIFGVIHRYLSLKAMSPEDRKKVAPRVSIFGGKAAPGYWMAKQIIHLVNSVGSVVNNDEEIGDLLKVIYLEDYNVSKAEMIIPASDLSEHISTAGTEASGTSNMKFVLNGGLIIGTCDGANIEITREIGENNIFLFGNLAEDVEDLRHAHNYGTHSIDENLAKVFSAIDSGRFGPVSDFHALVSAVRDHGDYYLVSDDFNSYIETHHLVDEAYKNQEEWITKSITSVARMGFFSSDRCINEYAEEIWNVEPLKVED from the exons ATGTCGGCAGCTACGGAAGAGCGCCTCCCTGTGCGGGAGCGTCGCCCCTCGACGAGCGCCCCCATTGTTGATATCCAGGGCTCTGTCGGCCCGGCCGGCATTTCGCGCCCCAAGCACAAGAGAACTTTCACCGGTTTCGGTGCTGGAGAGATCAAGAGCGTTGAGG CTTCCATCCCCGAGCCTCAGCGCGAGGCTTGGTCCAAAGCCCAAGGCGGCCCTTTCAAGACAAAGGATGAGTTCGAAAAGGAGGTCGTTCGCCACGTCGAGACCACTTTGGCTCGCAGCATGTTCAACTGCGACGAGACGGCGGCCTACTCCGCCGCCAGTTTGGCCTTCCGTGACCGTCTGGTCAAGCAGTGGAACAAGACTCAGCAGCGCCAGACTACTGTGGACGGAAAGCGTGTCTACTACTTCTCTCTCGAGTTCCTTATGGGCCGTGCCCTCGACAATGCCATGTTGAACGTTGGCTTGAAGGACGTTGCCAAGG CTGGTCTTGATGACCTTGGTTTCCGCATCGAGGACGTGATCGAGCAGGAGCATGACGCTGCTCTTGGAAACGGTGGCCTGGGTCGTTTGGCTGCTTGCTTCCTCGACAGTCTTGCGTCTCTCAACTTCCCTGCCTGGGGCTATGGCTTGAGATACAGATACGGTATCTTCAAGCAGGAGATTATCGATGGTTACCAAGTTGAGGTGCCCGACTACTGGCTTGACTTCAACCCCTGGGAGTTCCCCCGTCACGATGTTACTGTCGAT ATCCAATTCTTCGGCCACGTCACAAAGTCGACAGACTCAAACGGCAAGACCATCGCCAGCTGGGAGGGTGGTGAGACGGTCACCGCCGTGGCATACGACGTCCCCATCCCGGGATACGCTACCCCTTCGACCAACAACCTGCGTTTGTGGTCCAGTAAGGCTGCTAGCGGAGAGTTCGATTTCCAAAAGTTCAACAATGGTGAGTACGAGAGCTCAGTTGCCGACCAGCAGCGCGCCGAGACGATCAGCGCGGTTCTGTACCCCAACGACAACCTTGAACGTGGAAAGGAGCTTCGTCTGAAGCAGCAGTACTTCTGGTGTGCTGCCTCTCTTTACGACATCGTTCGTCGCTTCAAGAAGTCCAAGCGCCCCTGGAGAGAGTTCCCCGATCAGGTCGCCATCCAGCTGAACGACACTCACCCTACTTTGGCGATTGTTGAGCTTCAGCGCATCCTGATTGATCTGGAGAAGCTTGAGTGGGATGAGGCATGGAACATTGTCACTGCCACCTTTGGCTACACCAACCACACAGTCTTGCCCGAGGCTCTGGAGAAGTGGCCCGTCGGTTTGGTCCAGCACTTGCTCCCTAGACACTTGCAGATTATCTACGACATCAACCTCTTCTTCCTTCAGAGCGTCGAGAAGATGTTCCCCAACGACCGCGAAATCCTCAGCAGGGTCTCGATCATAGAAGAGTCGCAGCCCAAGATGGTGCGCATGGCGTACCTGGCAATTGTCGGTTCCCACAAGGTCAACGGTGTAGCTGAGCTGCACTCTGATCTCATCAAAACAACAATTTTCAAGGACTTTGTCAACATCTATGGCCCTGACAAGTTCACCAACGTCACCAACGGCATTACCCCGAGACGTTGGTTGCACCAGGCCAACCCTCGCCTGTCTGACCTCATTTCGTCCAAGACTGGTGGCAACTACGACTTCCTGAAGGACTTGACAAAGTTGAACCAGCTTGAGCTCAGCGTCAACGACAAGGAGTTCCGCAAGGAGTGGGCCGAGATCAAGTACGCCAACAAGGTCCGCCTCGCTAAGTACATCAAGACCACAACAGGCGTCAGCGTCAACCCTGCGGCGCTTTTTGACGTACAAGTCAAGCGTATCCACGAGTACAAGCGTCAGCAGCTCAACATCTTTGGTGTCATCCACCGCTACCTTTCCCTCAAGGCCATGTCGCCGGAGGACCGGAAGAAGGTTGCTCCCCGTGTTTCCATCTTTGGAGGAAAGGCGGCACCTGGCTACTGGATGGCCAAGCAAATCATTCACTTGGTCAACAGTGTTGGTTCAGTAGTCAACAATGACGAGGAAATCGGCGACCTGCTCAAGGTTATCTACCTGGAGGACTACAATGTCAGCAAGGCAGAGATGATCATTCCCGCGTCTGACCTGAGCGAGCACATCTCCACTGCCGGTACTGA GGCATCTGGTACGAGTAACATGAAGTTTGTTCTCAATGGCGGCTTGATTATCGGCACGTGCGACGGCGCCAAC ATTGAGATCACCCGTGAGATTGGCGAGAACAACATTTTCCTCTTTGGCAACCTTGCCGAGGATGTGGAAGATCTCCGCCACGCGCACAACTACGGAACCCACTCGATTGATGAGAACCTTGCAAAGGTCTTCTCTGCCATTGACAGTGGCAGATTCGGCCCCGTGTCTGATTTCCACGCACTAGTCTCGGCCGTCCGTGACCACGGAGACTACTACTTGGTATCAGACGACTTCAACAGCTACATTGAGACGCACCACCTTGTCGATGAGGCGTACAAGAACCAAGAAGAGTGGATCACAAAGTCCATTACCAGTGTAGCTCGTATGGGCTTCTTCAGCAGTGATCGCTGCATCAACGAGTATGCCGAGGAGATCTGGAATGTCGAGCCTCTTAAGGTCGAGGACTAG
- a CDS encoding guanine nucleotide-binding protein alpha-3 subunit — MGACMSSNNEEVEQKKKSQAIDRQLEEDSKRLRRECKILLLGSGESGKSTIVKQMKIIHLKGYSEDELYNYRPTVFKNLVECAKAVIQAMRQFDIEPVIEENKAYATFLMEYTAESGPQAHIDPQIGIAIQSIWSDPAREQLMERQTEFYLMDSAEYFFQEVMRIVAPDYLPNEMDVLRARTKTTGIYETRFQMGQLSIHMFDVGGQRSERKKWIHCFENVTSIIFCVALSEYDQVLLEESSQNRMMESLLLFDSVVNSRWFMRTSIILFLNKVDIFKQKLGRSPLGNYFPDYSGGNDVNKAAKYLLWRFNQVNRAHLNLYPHLTQATDTSNIRLVFAAVKETILNNALRDSGIL, encoded by the exons ATGGGTGCCTGTATGAGCTCAAACAACGAGGAGGTGGAacagaaaaagaagagtcaGGCAATCGATCGACAGCTGGAAGAGGACTCGAAGAGGTTACGCCGGGAATGCAAGATTCTTCTCCTCG GATCCGGAGAAAGTGGTAAATCCACGATAGTGAAGCAGATGAAGATTATCCATCTGAAAGGCTACTCCGAAGATGAACTGTATAACTACCGCCCCACCGTGTTCAAGAACCTGGTGGAATGCGCAAAAGCGGTGATCCAGGCTATGCGACAATTCGATATCGAACCGGTAATCGAAGAGAACAAGGCGTATGCCACCTTCCTCATGGAATACACAGCCGAATCTGGCCCCCAAGCACATATCGATCCCCAGATTGGAATCGCCATCCAGTCAATATGGAGCGATCCCGCGAGGGAACAGCTCATGGAGAGGCAGACTGAGTTCTACTTGATGGATTCTGCAGAATA CTTCTTCCAAGAGGTCATGCGGATCGTAGCACCAGACTACCTCCCGAACGAAATGGATGTTCTCAGAGCCAGAACGAAGACAACTGGTATCTACGAGACAAGATTTCAGATGGGTCAACTCAGCATACA CATGTTCGATGTTGGCGGTCAAAGAAGCGAAAGAAAGAAGTGGATTCACTGCTTCGAAAATGTCACTTCAATTATCTTCTGCGTTGCCCTTAGCGAGTACGACCAAGTTTTGCTGGAGGAGAGCAGTCAG AACCGAATGATGGAAAGTCTACTGTTGTTTGACTCGGTGGTGAACTCGAGGTGGTTTATGCGCACCAGTATTATTCTGTTCCTGAATAAGGTGGATATCTTCAAGCAGAAGCTTGGACGTTCACCACTGGGCAATTACTTCCCAGACTACTCGGGCGGTAACGACGTCAACAAGGCAGCCAAGTATCTCCTCTGGAGGTTCAACCAGGTCAACCGAGCACACCTCAACCTGTATCCCCA CCTGACTCAAGCAACCGACACATCCAACATCCGATTGGTGTTTGCGGCCGTCAAGGAGACGATCCTCAACAACGCTCTTAGGGACTCTGGCATCCTATAA
- a CDS encoding transporter Avl9, with amino-acid sequence MRIEGQDGKEITMRVERLDWNLILNRCPPPVQYKAYREPTPRTTVLCVVGEPFESLYSLSSRVSIFLNFYPPPLVGLPLTSSFAFSFPHPKQGGGGFKAFSTDRYVLTAATKRRLPRTLIRQCKYEAAVESPRQTAQRSNSISPAHSLTYAPIRAPTTALLSRGTNLSPLSASSAWRRRQVACRSIFEEGRRPGGIQSGRPVFPYIILRPRERINSPGSLSHTSSPLSGRGNLDTTSEQNPQPLLDFSGDLLPSRGFASEAAIGTLKRIDSRKQTSDETCDEREEDKRRRRKNQDQELRKYMAMSKRGRPDKKEGNMDTPEVATPTSGAATPLTVPSTPAKPDFIPLVTVVDFHHARGPEVEMWFGAAEGTDPAVEYDWGLLPFMALSDGAHFPAAIFVSKLEQKLTTRTRSSEDFSYFTLLRPATATGPATSLFGISCTRQLDASQLLNRPADVTRSTVQKAVVVIADTPQHFGMMRERLSVVTQAWFAQREFTDTEILRRFQESLAEEKERGFLTEEESRDQYLGMSLRELVHEFKSQTLMLFKCCLLQPKMLFFGSRCERLCMMQFSLISLIPGLIRNLVDCADPELNNYEKRLARPTSLRTSDRNSLLTYMGLPLQIFGKGSLFGPYTPLQQLDILADFGTKSYIVGSTNSLLLQQRDRYSDILINLDEHTVNVTSSSLKNALALSAADRRWIDYITQVVNDTWDEANPQRPNTMGYVGSEEFIRLQFEEYILSLVSSVKYRNHLHAHPNNPRALLPHIEGDPSLDYGNEFIEYWSRTENHRIWNGNTDSHLFDVVEPRHPCAGGLTIDDVQRRIAQQVQDMHLDERLAVGKEVLGRNFAVGKEKASNMFNKFYSDLEALREAQRKRAEEQRLAQEAAAAEAEKAGAPAASAASTESSAAAKAAGNSGNKASSYVSSWVTWAGEKRKAGWGGGSGSGSGNSTVTSPTTSTSGGYGWGRGWGKSKTDASKAGNGGDRDSASISGSRVSTSSAGTEINDKRPHGEKHDFQPLTQGSYTESILSTGSIESETPAGHVRPESKDGVAPPTTVGASKTTGEADSKLNGGDSSTIRTVVSEADVEGRKGGSTPAAAASTLPTKAQQPRQQESDEEEEDEVEESRATAAAAEAAAEAAKAWGDDRP; translated from the exons ATGAGAATCGAGGGCCAGGACGGCAAGGAAATTACAATGAGAGTGGAAAGACTGGACtggaa TCTCATTTTGAACCGTTGCCCGCCTCCGGTCCAATACAAAGCCTACCGCGAACCCACACCGCGAACAACCGTGCTGTGTGTGGTGGGCGAGCCATTCGAGTCTCTCTATTCCCTCAGCTCTCGGGTTTCCATCTTCCTTAACTTTTACCCTCCTCCGCTCGTCGGTCTGCCACTCACGTCTTCCTTTGCCTTCAGCTTTCCTCACCCCAAGCAAGGAGGCGGCGGATT CAAGGCCTTCTCCACCGACCGCTACGTTCTTACGGCTGCTACCAAACGTCGCCTTCCCAGGACCCTAATTCGCCAGTGCAAGTACGAGGCGGCGGTCGAATCACCGAGGCAAACTGCACAGCGGAGCAACTCGATTTCCCCAGCTCATAGTCTCACGTACGCCCCCATTCGCGCACCCACGACCGCGCTTCTTTCGAGAGGGACGAACCTGTCACCGCTTTCTGCGAGTTCTGCTTGGCGACGCCGGCAGGTAGCTTGCCGGTCGATTTTCGAGGAGGGACGAAGACCAGGCGGTATACAAAGCGGACGCCCTGTCTTTCCCTACATAATTCTACGGCCCagagagaga ATCAACTCTCCCGGCAGCTTGTCTCACACTAGCTCCCCTTTGAGTGGACGGGGAAATCTCGATACTACGTCAGAACAGAACCCGCAACCCCTCCTCGACTTTTCTGGGG ACCTCCTCCCATCGCGAGGCTTTGCCAGCGAAGCGGCAATCGGTACCCTGAAAAGGATTGACTCACGCAAGCAAACGTCGGACGAAACGTGCGACGAACGCGAGGAGGACAAGCGAAGGAGAAGAAAGAATCAAGATCAGGAACTGAGGAAATACATGGCAATGTC AAAGAGAGGCAGACCTGATAAAAAGGAGGGAAACATGGATACTCCCGAGGTTGCGACGCCGACGTCTGGCGCCGCTACGCCCTTGACGGTGCCGTCAACGCCGGCTAAGCCAGATTTCATTCCGCTGGTCACGGTTGTCGACTTCCACCATGCCCGCGGACCCGAAGTTGAGATGTGGTTTGGCGCGGCGGAGGGTACAGATCCAGCAGTCGAGTATGACTGGGGCTTGCTGCCCTTCATGGCGTTGAGCGACGGTGCGCACTT CCCGGCTGCTATCTTCGTCTCAAAGCTGGAACAGAAGCTGACGACTCGGACCAGATCAAGCGAGGATTTCTCCTACTTTACGCTCCTCCGTCCGGCCACCGCCACGGGGCCTGCGACGTCCCTGTTCGGCATATCATGTACACGGCAGCTCGATGCCTCGCAGCTCCTTAACCGGCCCGCCGACGTCACGCGCTCGACGGTCCAGAAAgccgtcgtcgtcatcgccGACACGCCGCAGCACTTTGGCATGATGCGCGAGCGTCTCAGCGTCGTCACGCAGGCCTGGTTCGCGCAGCGCGAGTTCACCGACACGGAGATTCTCCGCCGCTTCCAGGAAAGTCTggccgaggagaaggagcGCGGGTTCTTGACGGAGGAGGAGAGCCGCGACCAGTACCTCGGCATGAGCTTGCGTGAGCTGGTGCATGAGTTCAAGTCACAGACGCTGATGCTGTTCAAATGCTGTTTGCTGCAGCCGAAG ATGCTTTTTTTCGGGTCACGATGTGAAAGGTTATGCATGATGCAGTTTTCTCTTATTTCTCTGATACCCGGACTTATCCGTAATCTCGTTGACTGCGCCGACCCGGAGCTGAACAACTACGAGAAGAGGTTGGCGCGGCCCACGAGCTTGCGAACCAGCGATCGCAACTCTTTACTCACTTACATGGGCTTGCCCCTGCAGATTTTCGGCAAG GGTAGTCTGTTTGGCCCATACACCCCTCTACAGCAACTTGATATACTCGCCGACTTTGGCACCAAGTCATACATTGTGGGCAGCACGAATTCACTCCTCTTACAGCAGAGGGACCGTTATAGCGATATTTTAATCAATCTCGACGAGCACACCGTCAATGTCACATCCTCCTCGCTCAAGAACGCCCTGGCTCTGTCAGCCGCAGACCGCCGTTGGATAGACTACATTACCCAAGTAGTTAATGACACCTGGGACGAAGCCAACCCCCAGCGTCCAAACACCATGGGCTACGTGGGCAGCGAGGAGTTCATCCGCCTCCAGTTTGAAGAGTACATATTATCTCTCGTCTCTTCGGTGAAATACCGCAACCACCTCCATGCGCACCCGAATAACCCGAGGGCGCTCCTCCCGCATATTGAAGGCGACCCTTCCCTCGACTACGGAAACGAATTCATCGAATATTGGTCCCGCACCGAAAACCATCGCATCTGGAACGGCAACACGGATTCCCACCTCTTTGACGTCGTCGAGCCGCGGCACCCTTGCGCCGGCGGTCTTACGATTGATGACGTGCAGCGCCGCATCGCGCAGCAGGTCCAGGACATGCATCTGGACGAGCGTCTCGCCGTCGGTAAGGAGGTTCTCGGACGCAACTTTGCCGTGGGCAAGGAGAAGGCGTCCAACATGTTCAACAAATTCTACTCCGACCTGGAAGCGCTCCGCGAGGCGCAGAGGAAACGGGCCGAGGAGCAGCGCCTGGCTCAGGAGGCTGCTGCCGCGGAGGCGGAAAAGGCTGGCGCTCCCGCCGCCTCTGCTGCATCGACGGAGAGCTCAGCAGCCGCCAAGGCAGCGGGCAATTCTGGCAACAAGGCTAGCTCGTACGTGAGTTCGTGGGTCACATGGGCGGGTGAGAAGCGCAAGGCCGGGTGGGGTGgaggcagcggcagcggcagcgggaACAGCACCGTGACGTCGCCGACTACGAGTACCAGCGGAGGGTACGGTTGGGGCCGCGGATGGGGCAAGTCCAAGACGGACGCCAGTAAGGCTGGGAACGGCGGTGACAGGGACTCTGCTTCGATTTCGGGGTCGCGGGTGTCGACTTCGTCGGCGGGCACGGAGATCAATGATAAGAGGCCGCATGGCGAAAAGCACGATTTCCAGCCGCTGACGCAGGGGTCGTATACGGAGTCGATTCTCTCAACGGGGTCGATTGAATCGGAGACGCCGGCGGGTCACGTGAGGCCAGAGTCGAAGGATGGAGTTGCGCCGCCCACGACGGTAGGAGCTTCCAAGACGACTGGTGAGGCTGATAGCAAATTGAACGGCGGGGATAGCAGTACTATTCGGACAGTGGTTTCCGAGGCCGACGTGGAGGGAAGAAAGGGAGGTTCTACGCCGGCCGCGGCCGCGAGTACTCTGCCGACTAAGGCGCAACAGCCACGGCAACAGGAGagcgacgaggaggaggaggacgaagTGGAGGAATCCAGGGCAACGGCAGCTGCCGCGGAGGCTGCAGCTGAAGCGGCCAAGGCTTGGGGCGATGATCGTCCATGA
- a CDS encoding calcineurin-like phosphoesterase — protein sequence MPGAGRPTSLFGSCLELPLPHVKIRPANLNTTSPHLTSPHLTTPYLTSIHITNFTHLAQQLTWKSYNPCVPSLDIPTTRDTGGHTLQMTLLTALGLRRKNDWEPLTLIDAILLSPLNLLVTIIYSITLFLRGRPFTPPRDKPAIRIVCLSDTHDRTDVDIPPGDLLIHAGDLTNAGTVADIQAQLDWLAAQPHQHKILVCGNHDSFFDPSARLPEDRGKSLDFKGVRYLIRDAVTLEFKGGRHLKIYGAPDIPTCGGSEMAFQYDRSSPPWTNTVPIDTDVLITHTPPVSLISSHSTSFHFISSSPPAKTSSSNTSHKKTHLDLNLGCPALLQEVWRVRPKLHVFGHVHWGHGRQTVHFDDCQRAYEALMSRPPRGLFRDLFPHAGWRDALAVLGYGIHGVVWKWLMVGPGGNTSSLMVNAAQMYGNTGRLGNPVEVVDL from the exons ATGCCAGGTGCCGGCCGGCCCACCTCACT CTTTGGCAGCTGCTTGGAGCTCCCTCTGCCCCATGTGAAGATCCGTCCGGCCAACCTCAACACCacttcacctcacctcacctcacctcacctcaccacaCCGTATCTCACCTCAATTCATATCACCAATTTCACTCACCTCGCACAGCAGCTCACATGGAAGTCGTATAATCCCTGCGTCCCTTCACTCGATATCCCCACGACCAGGGACACCGGCGGACACACTCTCCAAATGACTCTCCTCACAGCCCTCGGCCTCCGCCGCAAAAACGACTGGGAGCCCCTAACCCTTATCGACGCCATCCTTCTCTCACCCCTAAACCTCCTCGTCACAATCATCTACAGCATAACCCTCTTCCTCCGCGGTCGACCCTTCACCCCGCCCCGCGACAAGCCCGCCATCCGCATCGTCTGTCTCTCCGACACCCACGACCGCACCGACGTTGACATACCCCCGGGGGACCTCCTCATCCACGCCGGCGACCTCACCAACGCCGGCACCGTCGCCGACATCCAGGCCCAGCTCGACTGGCTCGCCGCTCAGCCTCACCAGCACAAGATCCTCGTATGCGGCAACCATGACAGTTTCTTCGATCCCAGCGCCCGTCTGCCCGAGGACCGCGGCAAGAGCCTCGATTTCAAGGGGGTCCGCTATCTCATCCGTGATGCCGTCACGCTGGAGTTCAAGGGTGGCCGTCACTTGAAGATCTATGGTGCCCCTGATATCCCGACCTGCGGCGGTTCAGAAATGGCTTTCCAATACGATCGTTCATCACCGCCCTGGACCAACACGGTACCAATTGACACTGACGTTTTGATCACTCACACACCACCAGTAAgtctcatctcatctcatAGTACTTCATTTCACTTCATCTCATCCTCTCCACCTGCGAAAACTTCCTCGTCTAACACAAGCCACAAGAAAACCCACCTAGACCTAAACCTAGGCTGCCCAGCCCTCCTCCAAGAAGTCTGGCGCGTCCGCCCCAAACTCCACGTCTTCGGCCACGTCCACTGGGGCCACGGCCGCCAGACCGTCCACTTTGACGACTGCCAGCGCGCCTACGAGGCCCTCATGTCCCGCCCGCCCCGCGGCCTCTTCCGCGACCTCTTCCCCCACGCCGGCTGGCGGGACGCTCTCGCCGTCCTGGGCTACGGCATACACGGCGTCGTCTGGAAGTGGCTCATGGTCGGGCCCGGCGGCAACACCAGCAGTCTCATGGTCAACGCCGCGCAAATGTACGGCAACACGGGGCGGCTGGGGAACCCGGTGGAAGTAGTGGATTTGTAA
- a CDS encoding SH3 domain-containing protein, with product MNPQKHLAIAQIQIQAYYSDDPLPTSRAGLAHRTATGSQRTYGPPLLPTMDVVKDLVTGPFEEVVEKGTVALGNAGDDRDMLSESQKLVKSAERILKIIEPLCLRHLEESGVNFIDALKDDNEIADYRSQMTDMIWDFEDVIDADTYEKEKYVELRELCKRAGLRTGEILKRMRLEPAPREQPPIPIIATSPPATHETQDQGHGSLPTSNEGHHFQPHEEQHATPEPEPRVREEVIELQPPPPPPTNPWSIGASPMIETGLEGPMGEMNVERRPPVSMSSPISEPGSPKNMSRFSHGSDHRLEIPTDRVLSEEDRYHQMSPQDLTRSPVSMTDRSHPLVSRGRASSTTLGIVTEDQTQTPRNVNGGHSPRPHRHSQTSSMYSHASRQRSQESLHDSVFDGGGRRNSGAISPSMTEHRASTSSAHDGGRLSPTSRPPIIPPNFPPGVHEGIEKVPLVMSDGEGLIPVESESSSSQGREAALQVSSRPKDCNIGLSSSFYLYKGFCEGAKEVTRGGLGVKKVKKPGFSGAHEVAKCSSCSYELDFKQVENDVNNAEEANHTSNKISYRPRFLQKSHVATKRADEFLYGCVFCVHAQRTLEECDATVFFSQKKLFEHLARHPRPLPQVPGITVVETSETTGGGEVPLHLRNNYDLHFRAPPRPSRIEGRQLELAQLPTATATQTVKRMYGMRLLYDNTPGFELANGARLSGVEFPAKYNGEWVMGWHEGNFGSAPLDVLKLEAPPKAEIRADTASNISAVARWKFAPRPKDGGDWLKFDQGERITNISWAWQDHWCWSGTNAKGVWGIFPQTFIDAASIREVSDRSSISSGERRRSGTAGFFERFSSGRKASRQSSVGHVMVSSGPRPSVV from the exons ATGAACCCTCAAAAACACTTGGCGATTGCGCAAATTCAGATCCAAGCTTACTATTCGGATGACCCTCTGCCAACTTCTCGCGCTGGCTTAGCCCATCGT ACGGCCACCGGCTCTCAAAGGACTTACGGGCCCCCCCTTTTGCCGACCATGGACGTCGTGAAGGACTTGGTGACAGGGCCCTTTGAGGAGGTCGTGGAGAAGGGGACCGTTGCGCTCGGGAACGCGGGCGACGACCGGGACATGCTCTCCGAGAGCCAGAAGCTGGTCAAGAGCGCCGAGCGCATCCTCAAGATTATTGAGCCGCTGTGCTTGCGCCACTTGGAGGAGTCTGGCGTCAACTTTATAGATGCGCTCAAAGATGATA ACGAGATCGCCGACTACAGGTCACAGATGACCGACATGATATGGGACTTTGAAGACGTAATCGATGCAGACACGTATGAAAAGGAGAAGTATGTCGAGCTGCGGGAGCTCTGCAAGAGGGCCGGCCTCCGGACTGGAGAGATCTTGAAGAGGATGAGGCTGGAGCCGGCGCCGCGGGAGCAGCCTCCTATTCCAATTATCGCGACATCGCCACCGGCTACACACG AGACCCAAGACCAAGGCCACGGAAGTCTGCCTACGTCCAATGAGGGACATCATTTCCAGCCACATGAAGAGCAACACGCAACACCTGAGCCAGAGCCAAGAGTCAGGGAGGAGGTAATCGAGCTACAACCGCCGCCTCCTCCGCCGACAAACCCGTGGAGTATAGGAGCAAGCCCCATGATCGAGACGGGATTGGAAGGACCAATGGGTGAGATGAACGTTGAGCGTCGTCCGCCCGTCTCCATGAGCTCGCCCATCTCTGAGCCGGGCAGCCCGAAGAACATGAGCAGATTCTCGCACGGCTCAGATCATCGGCTTGAGATCCCCACCGACCGCGTCCTCTCGGAAGAAGATCGGTACCACCAAATGAGCCCGCAGGACCTCACGCGATCACCGGTATCGATGACGGATAGAAGTCACCCCCTCGTCTCGCGAGGACGAGCTTCGTCGACGACACTAGGTATCGTCACGGAAGACCAGACGCAGACGCCGCGGAACGTGAATGGAGGGCACTCCCCGCGGCCCCACCGGCACTCGCAGACCAGCTCCATGTACTCGCACGCCTCACGGCAACGCTCCCAGGAATCCCTCCACGACTCCGTAttcgacggcggcggcaggaGGAACTCGGGCGCCATCAGCCCCTCCATGACGGAGCACCGCGCCTCCACGTCCTCGGCTCACGACGGGGGCCGGCTCAGCCCGACGTCGAGGCCGCCCATCATCCCGCCCAACTTCCCGCCCGGCGTCCACGAGGGCATCGAGAAGGTCCCGCTGGTCATGAGCGACGGCGAGGGGCTGATCCCTGTGGAGTCGGAGTCGTCTTCTTCGCAGGGACGGGAGGCGGCGCTTCAGGTCTCGTCCCGGCCAAAGGATTGTAATATCGGGTTGAGCAGCTCGTTTTATTTGTATAAAGGGTTTTGCGAGGGCGCGAAGGAGGTCACGCGCGGAGGTCTTGGTGTGAAGAAGGTTAAGAAACCG GGATTCTCTGGCGCACACGAGGTCGCCAAGTGCTCGAGCTGCTCCTACGAGCTCGACTTCAAACAGGTCGAGAACGACGTCAACAACGCCG AGGAAGCAAACCACACCTCCAACAAAATCTCCTACCGCCCCCGCTTCCTCCAAAAATCCCACGTCGCCACCAAACGCGCAGACGAGTTCCTCTACGGCTGCGTCTTCTGCGTCCACGCCCAACGCACCCTCGAAGAATGCGACGCCACAGTCTTCTTCAGCCAGAAGAAGCTCTTCGAGCACCTCGCCCGGCACCCGCGGCCCTTGCCCCAAGTACCCGGCATCACCGTCGTCGAAACCTCGGAAACCACGGGCGGGGGGGAGGTGCCGCTCCACCTGCGCAACAACTACGACCTGCACTTCCGCGCCCCGCCCCGGCCCTCGCGCATCGAGGGCCGCCAGCTCGAGCTCGCGCAGCTGCcgacggcgacggcgacgCAGACGGTGAAGAGGATGTACGGGATGCGGCTGCTGTACGATAACACGCCCGGGTTCGAGCTCGCTAACGGCGCGAGGTTGAGCGGGGTGGAGTTCCCTGCCAAATATAACGGGGAGTGGGTGATGGGGTGGCACGAGGGGAATTTCGGGTCCGCGCCGCTGGATGTGCTCAAGTTGGAGGCGCCGCCCAAGGCGGAGATCCGCGCGGACACGGCGAGTAACATCTCGGCTGTGGCGCGGTGGAAGTTTGCGCCTAGGCCGAAGGATGGTGGGGACTGGTTGAAGTTTGATCAGGGGGAGAGGATCACCAACATCAGCT GGGCCTGGCAAGACCACTGGTGCTGGTCCGGCACCAACGCAAAGGGCGTCTGGGGCATCTTCCCGCAGACCTTTATCGACGCCGCCTCGATCCGCGAGGTCTCGGACAGGTCGAGCATCTCGAGCGGGGAGCGGAGAAGGTCTGGGACGGCGGGCTTCTTTGAGAGGTTCTCTTCCGGCAGGAAGGCGTCGAGGCAGTCGAGCGTTGGGCACGTCATGGTCTCGTCTGGGCCGCGGCCATCGGTTGTGTGA